A genomic region of Alnus glutinosa chromosome 11, dhAlnGlut1.1, whole genome shotgun sequence contains the following coding sequences:
- the LOC133882484 gene encoding peroxidase N1-like has protein sequence MESSGLCSRTFLLAFLCWGSILGASFANAQTTRVGFYAATCPRAESIVRSTVQAHFRSDPTVAPGLLRMHFHDCFVQGCDASVLIDGPNAEKTAAPNRSLRGFEVIDDAKAQLEAACPGVVSCADILTLAARDSVVLTIGPTWQVPTGRRDGRVSLATDAANLPGFTDSIDVQKQKFAAKGLNTQDLVTLVGGHTIGTSACQFFRYRLYNFTTAGNGADPTIDAAFLPQLRELCPQNGDGTRRVGLDTGSPNKFDTSFFTNLRGGRGVLESDQKLWTDASTQTFVQRFLGLRGLLGLSFSVEFGKSMVKMSNIGVKGSTNGEIRKLCSAIN, from the exons ATGGAAAGTAGTGGACTTTGTAGCCGAACATTCCTTTTGGCGTTTCTATGCTGGGGTTCTATACTGGGTGCCTCTTTTGCGAATGCCCAAACCACACGCGTCGGGTTCTATGCTGCCACATGCCCTCGAGCCGAATCCATTGTCCGCTCGACGGTTCAAGCTCATTTCCGGTCCGATCCCACAGTCGCTCCCGGACTGTTGAGGATGCATTTTCATGACTGCTTCGTTCAGGGCTGCGACGCTTCTGTGCTTATTGACGGGCCCAACGCCGAGAAAACAGCCGCACCCAACCGTTCGTTGAGAGGATTTGAGGTCATTGACGATGCCAAGGCACAGCTTGAAGCTGCGTGTCCTGGGGTTGTCTCTTGTGCTGATATTCTTACCCTTGCTGCCCGCGATTCTGTTGTTCTG aCAATTGGACCGACTTGGCAGGTGCCCACTGGACGCAGAGATGGTCGTGTATCGTTGGCCACCGATGCTGCAAATTTGCCTGGCTTCACTGACTCCATTGATGTGCAAAAGCAAAAGTTTGCCGCAAAGGGTCTCAACACTCAGGATCTTGTCACCCTTGTTG GTGGGCACACCATTGGGACATCAGCTTGCCAGTTTTTCAGGTACAGACTATATAACTTCACTACAGCCGGAAATGGTGCCGATCCCACCATTGATGCCGCTTTCCTTCCTCAACTACGAGAGCTCTGCCCACAAAATGGCGACGGGACAAGGCGCGTTGGACTAGACACAGGCAGCCCAAACAAATTCGACACATCTTTCTTCACAAACTTGAGGGGCGGGCGGGGAGTTCTAGAGTCAGATCAGAAGCTATGGACCGATGCCTCCACCCAAACTTTTGTTCAGCGTTTCTTGGGATTGAGAGGCCTACTTGGGTTAAGCTTCAGTGTAGAGTTTGGAAAGTCCATGGTGAAGATGAGCAACATTGGGGTCAAAGGTAGTACTAACGGTGAAATTCGCAAACTGTGCTCTGCGATTAACTAA
- the LOC133882337 gene encoding peroxidase N1-like yields the protein MESSGLSSRTFLLALLLLGLGASFANAQATRVGFYAATCPRAESIVRSTVQSHFRSDPTVAPGLLRMHFHDCFVQGCDASVLIDGPNAEKTAGPNRSLRGFEVIDDAKAQLEAACPGVVSCADILALAARDYVVLTIGPTWQVPTGRRDGRVSLATDAANLPGFTDSIDVQKQKFAAKGLNTQDLVTLVGGHTIGTSACQFFRYRLYNFTTTGNGADSTIDAAFLPQLRALCPQNGDGTRRVGLDTGSPNRFDTSFFTNLRSGRGVLESDQKLWTDASTQTFVQRFLGVRGLLGLSFSVEFGKSMVKMSNIGVKGSTDGEIRKLCSAIN from the exons ATGGAAAGTAGTGGACTTTCTAGCCGAACATTTCTTTTGGCGCTTCTCCTGCTCGGCTTGGGTGCCTCTTTTGCGAATGCCCAAGCCACACGCGTCGGGTTCTATGCTGCCACATGCCCTCGAGCCGAATCCATTGTCCGCTCGACGGTTCAATCTCATTTCCGGTCCGATCCCACAGTCGCTCCCGGACTGTTGAGGATGCATTTTCATGACTGCTTCGTTCAGGGCTGCGACGCTTCTGTGCTTATTGACGGGCCCAACGCCGAGAAAACAGCCGGACCCAACCGTTCGTTGAGAGGATTTGAGGTCATTGACGATGCCAAGGCACAGCTTGAAGCTGCGTGTCCTGGGGTTGTCTCTTGTGCTGATATTCTTGCCCTTGCTGCCCGCGATTATGTTGTTCTG aCAATTGGACCGACTTGGCAGGTGCCCACTGGACGCAGAGATGGTCGTGTATCGTTGGCCACCGATGCTGCAAATTTGCCTGGCTTCACTGACTCCATTGATGTGCAAAAGCAAAAGTTTGCCGCAAAGGGTCTCAACACTCAGGATCTTGTCACCCTTGTTG GTGGGCACACCATTGGGACATCAGCTTGCCAGTTTTTCAGGTACAGACTATATAACTTCACTACAACCGGAAATGGTGCGGATTCCACCATTGATGCCGCTTTCCTTCCTCAACTACGAGCGCTCTGCCCACAAAATGGCGACGGGACAAGGCGCGTCGGACTAGACACAGGCAGCCCAAACAGATTCGACACATCTTTCTTCACAAACTTGAGGAGCGGGCGGGGAGTTCTGGAGTCTGATCAGAAGCTATGGACCGATGCCTCCACCCAAACTTTTGTTCAACGTTTCTTGGGGGTGAGAGGCCTGCTTGGGTTAAGCTTCAGTGTAGAGTTTGGAAAGTCCATGGTGAAGATGAGCAACATTGGGGTCAAAGGTAGTACTGACGGTGAAATTCGCAAACTGTGTTCTGCGATTAACTGA